TAATGTATCTTGCATTTGATTGGTCCACATCTGAAATGAGAGCTGCAGCAAGGGGACAAATATCATGTAACAGCAAAGCAATTTTAACAGTTTCAGTTAAACAAATTTTATTATAAGTACAAGAGTATATATACAGGCGTATGTACATAGGGCTTAAGGAAAGGATTGTACAgaggaagaaaaaagaagagtacGTTTACAAGATTAGGCAAGAGAATGTATCCAAAGCGAGGCTGGGAGTCTTAGACTCCTCCCCAAATCTATGGCTGTTCTTAAAACATGCCGTACAAGAAAAGGGGGGTATTTTCGAAGGTTTTGACATTCCTCTTCTTCAAAATGTACAAATACAAAGATTATCCAAAATTATTTACAGGATACAGTTCCAGTTCTGAAATAATGGTGGTGTCAGACTAGTTTTACGTTTTCATATGCTTCTTAACAAATGTTGCATAAGAAAGACATAGGCTAGGGACTCAGCTAGCATACACATGCAAAAAAGGGATCAGATTAGGGATAAGTCAAATACATATAGAATATTATCTTGTTAGGAAAGAGGCCTGTTTATTTAGGAATATATGGTCATGGAAAGATGTGAAACACTATAACTTCTCGCtaaaagatactccctctgttcatcaATATACAACGTTTTAGAGACTTGTCACAAgtctctaaaacgtcttatattgatggacagagggagtatgtgatATACGTACTTCAATCCAATCAACCAAAATGCATTTCGCATGCCACCAGAAGAGGTCTTACACTAAAACTTCTCCCAAAAGATGTGATATTATATTTTGGATCAAAATATAAAGTGCACACATAAAAGTATTGATGATTTTATTAGTTACCTCATTTGCTGTTCCCTCATCATCCTTGTACCCTGTCTTTTCTAGAATTTCATGTATTGCTGTCAGATCCTTTCTGGAACAAGCGTCAGCAAGAGGAGAAAGAGGCAATGATTGGACAGATGATGCACCGGCTTGGGGCATATCCATCAGTTCGTAAGATGGAGTCTACAAAACAGATTGACACCACTGCAGTTATAACATTATATACTTCATGTCCAATGTTGATCGGGAGCCAGATAACTAATAAGTTGGCGTTCGCCATATCTACTTTTTCACACTAAATTTATGAGGTAGTACTGACTTATTTGATCCATGATATGTACTGTATTATACTGTCAGGCTAAGAAAACTGCCAGAAAAGATTATAAAGCTGGGAGATGGAAATGCTTATTTGAAGACAAGGACTAAATAGCACAATACACATACCAAAACCCCTGGTGGCATTTTCGCACTAAACTTTAGAGGAAGATAACTTGAATTCATTTGTTCTAGACAGAGTAAGGAAAGTTCACCTCAACATCTTTCTGAAGAGGAGCCAATGCTTGAACCATAGATCTTACATTCGGCCGTTCTCGGGGTTCATAGTGCAGGCATCTTGAAGCTAATCGTACCAGTTCTGTTCCTTCCTCATTTGAAAATTGGCCCTCTAAACACGAGTCTGTAAGCATGCTAAAGTTCCGATCTCGAATCAGGTCAAGGGCCTGCAGATATTAACTAGCATCAGTTAGTCTGGTAAAATGAAGATATAAACAACTATTTGGTGCAAAGTCAAGTTCTAGCCATTGTTCTAGGAAATTATTATTTTTATCCTGTTATTAAAGTGTTGTTTTCCTATACTTAGTTTAAAGATCCCAAACAGTCAATCCATTTCTGGCATGCAAGTTGATGGAGATAAGGACTTGTATTTAAGTTCTTCACATTGTTCAGTGGAGATAGCGAGGGCAGGTCAATATCTTCATACAAGAAATAGTTTCGCATTGCTTCACGCGCATGACATACTATAGCAGTAAATAAAACAATAAATGTATAATGGTGCCGAAGAAGCTCAAAGTATAAGAAATGTATAAATGTATAATGATGCCAATTGCCAAGGAAGTAAAAGTAAGATAGAAAATGATGTGGAAGAACTAAAGCTCAAAGTTGTTACATGGCTCGGAGGAATATGCTTCCCACTAAGAACGTCCAGTAGCAAGGTGCCAAAGCTATATATGACACTTTCAGGTGTTATACGTCCTGCAAGTAAAAGAGTAAACAGGAAAGTATCACGGTGATGTTAGAGGCGAACTATGGTGTAAGAAATTACAATGTGTTATTTTTGGGAGCAATCAAGTGTTTATACATAGTTAAAAAGAGATGAATTTATCACCTAGACTGCCTAGTACAAGGAACTTAAATGAAACATTATATAATCTTCAAGAAAGTTAACATGCTTGGTTGTGAAGCTAGCATTGAACCTAGGTTCTGTAAATAGGGCAAACTGTCAATATCCTCTATCAAGGGGTGACTGCACACACTATCTCAACCATGAATTGCAACCTTGAGACCTATGCAGATCCTCTCCTCTTACAATTATCACAATGTGTGAAGATCTCAAGGTACATTCGTGGTACAGATCATATTGTAAGCCATGCCAGTTAAAATTAACAACTACTGAGTATATTTTACTTAACAGATCAAACCATTAGGGTGCAAAAAACATTCTGGGAATCTAATGTAGGGTGTCATGAAAACAGTGCTATACTATGACATAACGTAATAGTATTAGGGAAGCTGAATCCACCCCACTGTACAATGCACAGGCAGAAAAAAACTCAAGGTATAATCTCCAACTATACAACTACATCATTAGAACATAGAAACTTTGCAAGAAAGTTCAGTGCCAATGTGGTCTGACAAGAAAGATTCTACGAAGATCATCCAGGGACTGCTACATAAAAGCAAGCTATAGGGTTTTAGCAACATAAAGAGGAAACCAACCAGTTCTCATGTATTCGGGAGGAGTAAATGCCAGATTGGTACTGTAACTTTTGCCATCCCGGCTGTTCTTCATAAGGCCAAAGCATGAAAGTCTAGGGTTACAATCCTGCAGCATGTAAACAATGTATAAATCAACCAATGCAACAGCAAACACACATATAAACAAAGTTTACCAAGCTGGTAAAACAACTTGCATGATACTCACATCATCAAACAGAACTCTGTAGGCATTAAGATCATGGTAGAGAGCACGCCCCTTACTGGTGCAATATTCTAAAGCCTCAGCAAGATAGAGAACAACCCTTAATCTCATGGGCCATTTCATCGCTTGGGTTTCCCCTGTCAAATGCATACAATAATGGAGAAATATTACATCATTAATCAAGCAAGGCATTAAAGATAATGTGCAGATAGTCCCAGTCCACTTAAAGGTCCTAAATGATAGCTAGACTAGACATAATACAAGTGTGAGAATCTTTCAAGAAATGTTTGAGTTGCATAACCTAATGTGTCTAGAACAGATAATCTTATTACTCCTATGCATTATGTAACAATTACCAACAGTCATGAGGAACAATGTTTAGAAAATGAACAATCTGCACAATTTCTTGTCAAAATTCATTTACAAAATTTAGACATGAACAGAGACCAATCATTAACAGATGCGACATCATGAACCTATGAGCAGTTAAGCTTATAGGTTGAGAACAATAATAGATAACAATAAAAAACTGCGCTAAACATAATTACAACCAGGAAATGCAAGGCGACTCACAGTGGAAAAGATGTTTTGCTAGTGTGTCGTTAGGCATGTACTCTGCAACAAGCAATCTCTCGTCACCTTCGCAGCAACAGCCAAGCAGATTTGCTAACCTTTTGCTCCGGAGCTGACCAACTGATTTAGCTTCTTCCTGAAGCATAATTATTTCCCCAAAAGATATTGGCAAATCTTAGAAAAATACTGGAACTGTATGGGTCAAGCAAAAAATGTATCAACAAAAGGaattttgttttgacttttgacaCAAAAAATGCCATCCGCTGTCCTGCTACAGACAGAGCAAAAACTTCTACATATTACTAGCCATCTAAATAAAGATATCACCCTAAAAGCCAAAAAAGAGAGGTGAGATAACTGATAGCAGAAGGGTCATATAAAGCACTGGACCAAGGAGTAGACCTAGTACAGTAAGAAAATACACAACCTTGTCAAATAGATTAGCATTTGAAGGAAATTATGATAGCAACGCAATAGAGATTGTGAAAATGCTGAATCGTTGATTTGCCAAGAGCATTAGTAGAACACAATGATGGGAGTATGGGACAAGTAGTGGCTGGTAATGATTGATTGCTGTCTCACACTGGTTGTACATTGGAATCTAATAATCGTACAAAAAGAAAAATATGTTGGCCAGACAGTTGGTAGATGCCACCCTTTCATCTGCCAGCCATCATAAGAAACCATccaaaagcaaaacaagtaaattaACAAGCGTGCATATCATCGCAGGTCAGGAGCAGGTAGAAATCAACAACCTCCATGATAAGAGACATCATTCTCAAATTGCAAGCGGCACAATAACTAACCAGTAACGAACTAGTGGCATCAAGGCATTAGTAACACCGAGCAGACGCACATTGTTACTAGAGAGGATAAGCGAAGGCGACAGGAGGCATATACCAGGAACTGGCGCGGGTCGGGCCAGGCGGAGCGGTTGAAGCGCTTGACGGCGATGCGGCGCTGGGCGTCGAGCTTCCCCTTGTAGACGACGTTGGGCGCCTTCTCGCCATGCTCGGACACGATGTTCTCCACGGCGAAGCCGGCCGtggccaggcgcagctgctcgaaGGTGTACTCCTGGAACGCCGGCAGCTCGTACGCCTCCCCCTGCTCGTCCTCCTCTGCGCATCAAAAGCCGCCTCAGTCAGTCAGATTACTGCAATCCCCACCCATCTGGCAAGCCCAATCCGCGGACCTAATAACAAATCAAAGGCGAATAATAACCCTTGGGCTCAACCCATGGTCAACCGCCCCCAAATGCGGCGGCGGTCGTCGCGGCGCACGCGCGATCGGAAAACCGCCCCCCGCCGACAATCTCGGGGGCTAGCGGGAGCAAAAATCGCGGAAGCCGACAAGGTCCCGAAAAGGGGAGGGCGGCCGCCAGAAATAGCGAGCGGAAAATCTCGAGAGCTAGTAGCCGTGGCGAGCAAGCGAGCATGGAGCATTGCGAGGAGCAGTAGGCACGCACCGGAGCCGGGGTCGTCGAGGCGGGTGCTGCCGTGGAGCTGCCCGCGGAGGCAGCAGCAGGAGGTGGCCTTGGACACCCTGGCGCCCATTCcgatccccctcctcctcctcctcctccctcgccgccgaacCTGCAAGCAGAGCAGCGAGCAGCCTGAGAACGGAGCAGGTCGTCGGCGGCACGCGGATCTGAGCAAGGCCAAGCCAGCCGAAGGCAGCAGCATAGCAGACGAGGCCGGAACTTACCTCGCCTGAGCGAGCAAGCGCGGAACCGGAGCGAATCGaagcggcgcggcgacggcgggggcgggggaGGGGACTGGGCTGGATTGGATTGGATCTCCCTCGgctctctctcgccccctctcgCCCCTCGACTCTATCGGCTCTCTCCTCTCTCACCACCACCTTGCTGTGCTGTGTTGGGGGTGGGGGGTGGGAGCCGGTGGTGGTGTTATTCGCTAATGCCGCTGTTTTTTAATGGGTTTTTTAGTAGTTTTATACCGACATGCCTGTACTGTGTGCCGCCGGGCTGTGGGCCTAGTAGGGTTTAATCGCGCGGTAATTTCAGGTACTTGCTCCACTACTCGGAGAGTAATTAAATTAATTACCGCTAACTAAATAAATGCCCGCCTAAAACGGCACGGCACACGCCGCTTCTCTTCCTACCCTATAATACTGCTAGTCAAAGAGGGTCCCTTTGAATCACGGCTTGCAAGCAAAATGGCGTGGCGCGAGACGGAGAAAGAAGGCCCACTTTCACTAGCTTTTCCATCTTTATCTGAGATAAGATGGCTCTTGGGTGCGTACGTGGGCCATGATGACAAACGCAAACTGAGATGAGATGGACCGATTCGCTGATGAAAGGTTCACTTTTTCATTCCTCGAAAGCGGTGATCGCCGAAAAAGAATCGGCgggcgcgcgcgcgcacgcacgcatGATGACGATTAAACTGGTTGCACGTACAGTACGTGCGTGCGTGGGTACAGCCTGGCCTGGCCTGCGCGGTACAGCGTGGCAGGGGAAGGCACGGACGAGATAGGGAACCAGCTCCATCATCGTCCAGCTGTCAACTAATCATCTCGGACAGGGCAGCTCGCCTGCATGCTCGGACACGGCAGGGCTGATCTGGCGGCCGTGCCAAGTGACCGTCCGGTGGGTGGGCCCTCCGCCCGGGAGGGACGGCGGTGGAGTACAATGCGCGAAAATATCTGTCCAGCCAGCCTAATGATCCTGTGGAGACTGCAGAGTATGTGTATTTTTGCGTGCGTTAGTGGTCGCGCGTACGTACGTACGAACGCCTGgttaattttttttttttgagatgaaCGCCTGGTTAATTGGTTAGTTCGAAAATGGCAAatgggagaggccggccggccggtCACATCaatcgtgcgtgcgtgcgtgcgcgcgcaTCACTTTCATTTCTGCATGAGTGCACAAATTAAGGCCTTAATTAGCGCGTAAAGTAGGCATAAAAGTACCATGTCTAATGATATTCTCGGGTCTCCGTGCCCAGGAATCTCGTATGCACGCTCCGGAAAAAAGAAGTTTGTGCTCAAATTATAATTATAGGCTTGGCACTCAAGCAACTAAATTTATTTATTTTCGATTTATTTCAGATTTTTCGACGATGCTTATTTAGTGGGAGGAAATGGGATGAGGATTTGCGGCATGTAAGTGCAGGGGCACTTAAGTCCCTGGTGCTGCCTTTCTGTTTTGGCTTCGGATTTTCAAAGTTCTATAtatctttaaaaaaaatcaaactaCGTTTTGTTCTCATATTCGTGTTTCTCGTGAGTAGCGCTTCGAATCCATTTTGATTATATTTTGATGAGTTTTAAAAAATATGTCAAGTTTCAATGTTGAAACTTAGTACAAGCGACCTATGAAAATTAATTATCTTGTGTCTATGGCCGACAGAAATAATTGTTCAAAATTATATCTTGGGAGTTATTGAAACTTGGCAATTTTAGATGCAAAAAACCGCCAGTTTCATCGTTAAAACTTAAAAACTTCTTGAGGGGTTTTCTTTTTTACCGTGCCTCATGCGGGATTCAACTCCTTCATGAACCGCAAGGCAAAATCGAGCGGGCGGTAGGGCTTGGCAGGTGAGTGCCCCAGTGAATTTCCAGGAGGAAACGTCCTGTGATGGCGTCTACCACTGACTTCATCAATCTCGATATGTCGTGATGGCTCAGTATCTCGAGAGAGCTCATAGAGGTAGAGTGTGTGTATGCTTTTCACAAGACTGACGTAGTATCTTTGACCGTACCATGTTCAAAATAAAGTTTATAATCATGTTAACAATAGTGTTCGGCAAAAAATAATTTTGTTTCCAATTACGAAAATGTTGCACTTGTgccgaattttttttctttcaagaaAAAGATCGAAAACTAATAACCGAGCTAGCAGAGGTTAGTGGATCGAGCTGGAACGATGGGCCGATAGCTGGATCCTGGAGCTGGAGGGATATGCTATACATATCTGTCAGTACTCTGAACGTAGCACATAACCAAACCAGCCCCGTCAAATCAAATCAACAACCATATAGTAGTAGTATAATTAATTAAACTGCTCCATTTGGGATTGATCGATCGATAGATACTGAAAGCGAAACGTGGGGCCTGCCATCTCACGCGCCGATCGGGATCGGCCGACCCCCTGAATTAATTAGCTGGATTAATTCGTTAGCGGACGACGCTAGGAGTAGCTAGCTAGCTGCGTAATGATATTCTACTATGATTGATTAGCTCAGGGAGTTAACCGGTTGACCTTTGC
The window above is part of the Triticum aestivum cultivar Chinese Spring chromosome 2A, IWGSC CS RefSeq v2.1, whole genome shotgun sequence genome. Proteins encoded here:
- the LOC123191116 gene encoding probable serine/threonine-protein kinase BSK3, which produces MGARVSKATSCCCLRGQLHGSTRLDDPGSEEDEQGEAYELPAFQEYTFEQLRLATAGFAVENIVSEHGEKAPNVVYKGKLDAQRRIAVKRFNRSAWPDPRQFLEEAKSVGQLRSKRLANLLGCCCEGDERLLVAEYMPNDTLAKHLFHWETQAMKWPMRLRVVLYLAEALEYCTSKGRALYHDLNAYRVLFDDDCNPRLSCFGLMKNSRDGKSYSTNLAFTPPEYMRTGRITPESVIYSFGTLLLDVLSGKHIPPSHALDLIRDRNFSMLTDSCLEGQFSNEEGTELVRLASRCLHYEPRERPNVRSMVQALAPLQKDVETPSYELMDMPQAGASSVQSLPLSPLADACSRKDLTAIHEILEKTGYKDDEGTANELSFQMWTNQMQDTLTSKKKGDSAFRQKDFTTAIDCYSQFIEVGTMVSPTIYARRCLSYLMNDMAEQALSDAMQALVISPTWPTAFYLQAAALLSLDMENEAQDALKDGCAQETSSSSGR